The stretch of DNA TTAAGGGGCCTACAAATTCCGATCCCCGAAAGCCCCAGGAATGGCGGGGAGCTAGGCGGTGGGGGCTCCGGGGGCTGGGAAGCTGAAGCCCGATTCTGGCTACTGCGGAGAGAGAGGTAGGACGAAGTGGTCCTCACTGTCTGGGCGCCCCTAATTTCGGCCCCCGCCAGCGCGCACCTGCCAGCCAATCAGCTTGCAGAACGGGTATGTCCCCACCCCCGTCCCccgtcccccctcccccaactctgcCCCACCATGGCCGAGTCTCGTGACCAGGCCCGTGGGCAGGGGTCAAGGCTGTACTGCAGAGGCTTTCTCGTCCGAGTTATCTGGGTGTTCCAGCCTGCAGTGGAGAAACCCCACGGCTCCAAAGTTACCTCTTTCTTTAACTGAAGAGTGCAGTGATTATCTGCTCTTCCCTTCgctcaaattcacccattccagcccaccCAGACTCCAGACTCGGGGTGAGCCCCAAGACCTCCAGCTCTTTCCTACTGGCTCAAAGTGTGACTTCTTCTGGgggcatttatatttttaaatgggtgagggagagagggatgaaTTTCTATTGGTAAATGTTTAGGCGTTGTGATAAACGGATAAGAAGATAACGGGGTGGGAGGCAGAACTCCTAGTATCCACTGAATCACACTCGGAGATAACCCCTCCCTAGAAGGCAAGCCTCAGAGGCCTGGGAAAACACCGAGGGAGGAGCTCAGAGCAGATACCAGGCTTTGAATCTGCACTATCTCCATTCACCCTCCTTCACATTGAACCCAGAAAGTAggtattatttttcacattttgcaGACAGGACACTTCAGCACACTGGTGGGGTGACTCACCCACAGCCAGCCAGCTGGTGTTTGGGATTCCATGTCTCAGCTCTAGACCTTATAGAAGATGCTACTTGGGTAGCCCGGCAGGATTGTTTCTAGATCTCGTGTTTGTCATCAAGGCAGCCTCTGCAGGTAGGCTTGGAGGACCCAGGAAGGAGAGTGCAAGTGAGGTGTCCTCTCCCAGCTCATAAACTTGCCCAGCAATGGGGGAGGGTAGTAGAGAAACTCTGTTCCTCACTCCATTTGTCCTCAGAGGGGCCAGAGGGTCAGTGGCCCCGTCTCCTGCCCCCCTTCTTCCCCCAGGGCAACCTTTAACCCTCCAACAACAATGTGGAAGGCTGCCTTCCCCCACGCATTTGCCCCAGAGTCATTGGAGGCTAAAAGAGGACCGCAGCTGATTATGGTGAGCAGAGGTCCACTGGCCATTTGGCAcgggctactgctgctgctgttgctaccaCTTCCAAGCCACGGAGGACCGGCCCTGAGACCTTCTCTCCCCAGCCAGGTGCAGGAGTGGGACAGGGTGCTATGCCCTGCATGTGTTTCAGTGAGCTACGCTGGGGCTTTGccctcttctttgctttcctccTCTGGCCTGGTAGCAATGCCTCTCCCTCCATCTGTCTCTGGCATGTCCTTATTTCGGCTTACTTTTCTCTTCAACAGACAACTGAAGACTCTCCTGCTCTGCACCTCAGCAATGGTCCTGGACAAGAACCTGTTACCATTATGACCTTTAACCTCACCAAGATCACAAAGTATGAGATTGACCTAATTCTTTGACCTAGTCTCCTGACATCACCCTCTCTCCATCAGCTcctctttttttgctttatttaattgaagtatagttgatttacagtgttgcatttctagggtacagcaaagtgattcaattatatatatttataaaacatgttatatatatatattctttttcaggttcttttgtaTTATGgcttattataagatactgaatatagtttcctgtgttatgCAGTATGACTTGTCgactctattttatatataatagcttgtatctgttaatcccacactcccaatttatccccccaCCTTTTGCTCTTTGGTAGCtgtgaatttgttttctatgactgtgacttggttttgcaaataagttcatttgtatcagtttttaaattccacatgtaagtgatagcatatggtatttatctttctgtctgatttacttcatttagtatgataatctctaggtccgtccaggttgcattgtttcattctttttatggctgaataatattccattgtgtgtgtgtgtataccatgtatatatgtatataattatgtatgtatgtccatgtatgtatataccatgtcttctttatccattcctctgttgatggacctttagattgcttccaagtcctggctattgtaaacagtgcatcAGTCCCTCTCTTTTCCTTGTCTCTCTGTCCTCTACCTGAACTCCTCCTCCCTCAACCTCAAGTCTATGCTCAAAGCGCACGCCCCCTACACAGTCCTTCCTCTCGTGTCCTTCCAGAATCTCCTCCTCTTTTGAGTTTCGGACTTGGGATCCAGAGGGAGTCATTTTTTATGGTGATACCAACCCAAAGAATGACTGGTTTATGCTGGGGCTTCGGGATGGCAGGCCTGAAATCCAGCTTCGTAATCACTGGGCTCAGCTTACAGTGAGTGCTGGACCCCGGCTGGACGATGGGAAGTGGCACCAGGTAAGCTAGATTTGGTCCTGAGGGAGGCATATCTTGAGCTGGTCTGAGGGAGGGAACGGAACCAAGTCATTAGGCATCCCTCTGCCATTATCACCACATTGAATCCACACAGGAGCCCTGTGAAGTGGCTATTCTTGTCCGCATTTTTTTCAGAAGGGAGTTCTGAGGCTTAGTCAGTGACAGGTGACAGGTCCAGAGTGAGCTGGGAGTACCAGCTCACCCTTCAAGTACATATTCTTTCTGCCAGACTAGACTGCCTCTCTTAGGTTccaggtttggtttggtttggttttggttgatggttgttcagcagttagttgtgatttggGATAATTGTGATAGGAAGTGAGCTCGAGTCCTTCCACTCTGCCATCTTCAGTATGGCATATTCTAGATCACCTCTGAATAAAGCAGTAAATAATAAATCAGGCTCCAGGGACCTCtgattcctcttctctttttcttctcgcAGATGGAAGTGAAGATCCATGGGGATTCCTTGCTACTCAGGGTGGATGGGGTGGAGGTGCTGCGTCTGAGACAGGTCTTTGGGCAACAGGCCAACAATTCCCAGCTCATCATGAGGATTGCACTGGGAGGACTGTTGTTCCCTGCCTCTGACCTCCGGTTGCCGGTAACtgcatcccagggtcaggaaccGTGACCAAAGCTGATAAAGCATTGCTGGCTGGGTGGCCATAGGGATCTGAATCTACACATTTCAAGGAGAGGGGATAGGGTGAGAGATGCATGGGGGAGGGCAAATGCTTGGGTCTTAGAGGGGAATAAACAGGGTGGGGAGGCTGAGACTGGGGCTCAGATATCCTGATTCCAACATCCTCTGCATCTTCCCTCCCGCCATGGGCTCCAGCTGGTCCCTGCCCTGGATGCCTGCCTGCGCCAGGATGACTGGCTGGACCAACAGGCCCAGACCTCGGCATCTGTCCCCACTAGTGTCAGAAGCTGTGCTGTAGAGTCTCAACCTGGAATATTCTTCCCTCCAGGGACGGGTGCAGAATTTGGTCTCCAAGGTAAAGGCTATTTTTCCCTCCATGACCAGCTCTGTGTCCATCTCCCTCCACCACTAGCCCCTTCTCTCCATGAATCCCTAGCCTTAAGACCTCAAGAGGATCATTTCTCCCCCAAGAAATTCCTCGGCCTCATGTAGAGCCCTGGGCTTTCTCCTTGGACCTGGCACTCCAGCTGGCAGCAGGTTCAGGCCGCCTCCTTGCTCTTGGGACACCAGAAAACCCTTCTTGGCTCAGCATCCACCTCCAAGATCAAGTAAGGCGGGGGATGCTGCCTGTACTCAGTGGCGCCTAGGAGCAatgggagaaaagggaattccgAAATGTCAACAGTATGAAGGCTTCGGGAGGTGGGGGGGTGTGTGCAGAGACACATATTAAAGCTGCTCACAGCAAGCAAATGACCTTTACTTAGATTATATATTTTCTTGGGGGTGGGTATGGTTTTATAGAAGGCCAAGACAAGAGAGCTGAGGCAGGACTGAGGTGGTGGGAATGGCCAGAGATGGATAGACTGGATAGACATAGATAGTGTGGCTGAGAGGAAGAATCCAGGCAGCCAGGGATGGGGCTACGAGGAGTGGGTGCAATTTGTTCTTCCCTCCCGCACTTATGTCCCTTCCCACACACTCTGCAGAAAGTGGTGTTGTCTTCTGGGTCGGGGCCAGGGCTGGATCTGCCCCTCATCTTGGGGCTCCCTCTTCAGCTGAACTTGACTGTGTCCGGGGTGGTTTTGAGCCAGGGGGCAAAGAAGGAGATCCTTGCTCTGCCTCCCACGGGCCCTGGCTCCCTCcttgatctctgggtccagcCGCACGGGCGTCTCTTCCTAGGGGCTTTGCCAGGTAAGAATGAGCAGTGGTGAAGATCTCAGCACACCATGGGAAACGGctaagggcagggggagaagcgGGAAGGGGCACATTTTTAGGGGAAGGAAACCtctgggagggaagaggagaagagagagaataagTGGGTAGTGGGAGGAAgtgctttcaaatatttaagtTGGAGAACTGAAAAAGTGGGGAGGAGCTTCTGGATCCAGGTCCCCCCACCCTCAATGTCCCCTCCATGCTCCCTCTCTCTAGGAGAGGCCACTTCTGCCTCCTTTTGCTTGGATGGCCTTTGGGCACAAGGCCAGAGTCTGGACATGGACCGGGCCCAGAGCAGAAGCCTGAACATCTGGACTCACAGCTGTCCGCAGAACCCAGGCAATGGCAGTGACACGACCCATTAAATCCCCACCTAAGAACCTCCTTTGAATGTTActccttcatttattcagcaaatgctTACAGTGTGTctgcaatgtgccaggcactgtgctgagcactGAGTCATACTAAGGAGCCAAACTAACCCTGCTTCCTGTCCTCTCGGTGCTGTGGTCCCCTGGGGGAGGCAGGCATCCATCAAAGACTAACAAGTGAGTAGATAATTGGAAACTATGATAAGTACCGTAAAGGAGCAGTCAGAGAACTGAGAAAGCTCAAGGGCCAGTGGCCTTGACCTACACTAGGGATCAAGGAGGGCTTCCTAAGGAAATGATGACTTCCTAGGCTGAGACCCCAGTAACAgcaccacagacacacacccaaaTACCAGTCACCTTCTGGGATCCAggaacccacctccctctccagcaGCATCTGCCTTGGAACTTGAGCTTTGTTGCTCTGAGGCTGGTTCCCAGAAatcaggagggaagggaagacATGGGATTTTTCTTGTCCTTTAGTCAGGCCGCTGCTGTCCCAGACAGGAGCAGCAGGGGGTGTGAGTGGGTCACAGAGAGATGGTGGCCCTCTGGGACAAGGGGTGGAGGcagcagggagaaagaaaaaggggtTGGGGGGCGGGTGCGAGCAGAGGGAGAAAGACGCCTCTATCTCTCCTCGTCTTggcccactagctttgttcccagAAGAATTTGTCTTTACTCCATTAAACAAGAACTGGCTTGTGCTGGTCCCACCTGGAAAGAACAGACAGATTCAGGAGTATCTCTGCCTTCAAAGAATATATGGAGACCTAGCCCTCAGCCCCCAGACCCCTGGAGATTCCTGGTACCTCATCTCCTCCTTGGGGTACTCTCCTGCCTCAGTCCCCAGCTCCCCTGGAAACTTCATTCCCATCCCCCATCTCCAGATCCCATGGGGATCTCAGTGTCCCAGCTTCCTAGGTTACGAGGATCTGCCTACCAGTAACCCAGGCAACAGGGTGAGTCACTCATTGGACCTGCTGTTCCTCTTCTACAAGGATTAGCCAGGACCTGAGTGACCCCAGTGTAAGAAAGCGTCCAGAGAGTCTCTGGGTTGTAAGACACATCCTAGGTCCCTCCTTGAACCCTTACAGTCTGAAGTTTGCAAGGTCTACACTGTCTCCATCCAGTATAGTGTTTTACAGGAATGTACTCAGCATGGCCAGGGAGTCCAGATTCAACTCTGGTCCCTGGGCAATGTTCAGGGTCAGCCTGGGCCACTGGGATAAGTCCATTcaactgatatttatagagcacctattgtgtaccaggcactgttctagaccCTGAGAATGCCTTGATGAAAAGGGTAGTCatgaggacctccctggtggtccagttaaaactctgtgctcccaaagcagagggcatgggttcaatccctagtcagagaactagagcccacataccacagctgAAGGTCCTGTGCACTTcgaggaagatcccgcatgccttgatgaagactgaagatcctgcatgctgcaaatgAGAcccccaaaaaaagagagagaggggatgGTCAGACAACCCATAAACCGAAACAAATAAGCAAGGTCATTTCACGTagtgattatctcaataaagaGAGTAAAATCCTGTAGTCAATGAGAGGTGGTAGGGGAGAGGGAAGGTCTTTCTGAGGCAGTGTCACTTCAGCATAGACCTGAATAATGAAACCAGTCCTGTGGGGTGCCTCAGGTATGAGCAAGCCAGTGGGGGCGAGAGGCAAAAGGGCCTGAACACGCCTGGGTCCCCACCAAAGGGGTTGTTCTGAGTGGCAACTTCTTGGCCCCAGGTCCCTGAGGAATCTCCTGAGGGTTggcttttctctcctccctccgtCCCATCCTGTCCAGGACACTGTGCCCCCAACCTCTCTTTCTTCAGCCTGCCCTAGATTCCAAGATTCCTGATTACCATCCAGAGCTGTCTACACTCTTTCATTAAGActgattctgaaaaaaaaaaaaagactgattctgCTTTGACACAGACTCTGCCAGGCTCCCACCAAGGGCACCTACAGTGCCAGTCCAGTGTCCCTGCCTCCCTCACACCCCTAAAAACCTTTCTGGAGCTTGGCAGCATATGGTGTAGCCTCCAGACCTATGCCATCCACTCACTCCACCATGTGTGttacctctctccccttctctctttccttctctctctctttctttcaactaacatttattggCCCCTGACAGTAtgccaaggggcttccctggtggctcagcagtaaagaatctgcctacaatgcaagagacttgggttcaattcctgggtttggaagattacatggagaaggaaatacctactccagtattcttgcctgggaaatcccatggacagaggagcctgacgggctacagtccgtggtgtcacaagagagttggacacgacttagcgactacacacaaacacacacacgacAGTACGCCAAACACTGAGTTAGGCAGTCTACAGCGACTCCAAAAATCAATAAGAGTTGGTCCTGGCCTGGAGAGTAGTGGTCTGGGGAGAGAAACAGACATGTAAAATGCTTTCATAGGGATCTCCTAGAAAGTGCGAGGAACTCAAACAAATGACTAGTCCTCTTTACTTTCAGTTTCCCCGTCTGCAAAATGGGCAGGTTACCCTACTCAGGGTTGCTGGGAGGGTTTGATGGAATCACATAGGTTGGATGTGTGGCATATAGAAAGTGTTCCACATACCAGAGATGTTGCTTTTGTTGATGTCATTGCCTTTGTGTGTAATTGTTGAAATGTAAGTCTCAGCCTTCTGGGTACGGAATATAAGGAAGGGTGTGTGATGTGACTGAACTGGGGGCAGGCTGAGATGAAATGAGGGCAGACTGGGGAGGCTCCTTGTGCCATGGCGGGAGAGGCCTTGTATGTCTTCCTGGGGAGTTGGCGCTTGATATGGTTAGCAGAGGAacttctgtgtctctttcctGTTTGTTtgattgtgataaaatacacataacaaaatttgccatcttaaatgttttgttttgcctCACCACATAGCTTGTAGAAtgtcagttccctgatcagagatcaaacctgtcttaaccactgaaccaccatggaagtctcccatcctaaccttttttttttttttaagatttattatttattcattttgggtcatgctgagtcttcatttcttagagaaatgcaagggctttctctacttctagcaagcaggagctactccTTAGTTccaatgcacaggcttctcattgtgctggcttctcttgtttcagagttCGGGCTCTAtttgtgtgggcttcagtagtttccatgcaggggcttagctgccccagagcatgtaggatcttcctggagcagggatcaaacccatgtcccctgtattagcaggcagactcttaaccactgggccaccagggaagcccccatcttaaccatttctaagtgtCCTGTTTAGTGACAAGAGACTTCACGGTGTGTGGAACCATCAGCTCCAGAACTCTTCTTGTAAAACCGAAACTCTGTACCCACTAAATAATaactccctgctcccctcccccctttcctTGTTCTTGTCTCTACAAAGACCCATCTTGTTGGAAACCCAAACAGCTGAGTCCCT from Bos mutus isolate GX-2022 chromosome 19, NWIPB_WYAK_1.1, whole genome shotgun sequence encodes:
- the SHBG gene encoding sex hormone-binding globulin isoform X1 encodes the protein MWKAAFPHAFAPESLEAKRGPQLIMVSRGPLAIWHGLLLLLLLPLPSHGGPALRPSLPSQTTEDSPALHLSNGPGQEPVTIMTFNLTKITKISSSFEFRTWDPEGVIFYGDTNPKNDWFMLGLRDGRPEIQLRNHWAQLTVSAGPRLDDGKWHQMEVKIHGDSLLLRVDGVEVLRLRQVFGQQANNSQLIMRIALGGLLFPASDLRLPLVPALDACLRQDDWLDQQAQTSASVPTSVRSCAVESQPGIFFPPGTGAEFGLQEIPRPHVEPWAFSLDLALQLAAGSGRLLALGTPENPSWLSIHLQDQKVVLSSGSGPGLDLPLILGLPLQLNLTVSGVVLSQGAKKEILALPPTGPGSLLDLWVQPHGRLFLGALPGEATSASFCLDGLWAQGQSLDMDRAQSRSLNIWTHSCPQNPGNGSDTTH
- the SHBG gene encoding sex hormone-binding globulin isoform X2 produces the protein MWKAAFPHAFAPESLEAKRGPQLIMVSRGPLAIWHGLLLLLLLPLPSHGGPALRPSLPSQTTEDSPALHLSNGPGQEPVTIMTFNLTKITKISSSFEFRTWDPEGVIFYGDTNPKNDWFMLGLRDGRPEIQLRNHWAQLTVSAGPRLDDGKWHQMEVKIHGDSLLLRVDGVEVLRLRQVFGQQANNSQLIMRIALGGLLFPASDLRLPLVPALDACLRQDDWLDQQAQTSASVPTSVRSCAVESQPGIFFPPGTGAEFGLQDLKRIISPPRNSSASCRALGFLLGPGTPAGSRFRPPPCSWDTRKPFLAQHPPPRSKSGVVFWVGARAGSAPHLGAPSSAELDCVRGGFEPGGKEGDPCSASHGPWLPP